Proteins encoded in a region of the Dorea longicatena genome:
- a CDS encoding carbohydrate kinase family protein, with protein MNKEGITVAGNLIADVVYTIDVYPQKGNLTWMRNPVAHTGGINNLIIDLARLDSKIPIKVSGVVGDDENGQFIVDSLREYPNINIEGIVKKGRTAVTFAMTEKESKQRTFFFDPGTSLEFNEKQIDFKKIKADIFHLEYLLLLGTLDQPDEDYGTKAAKVLATAQKYEMETSVDMVSEEGNRYPKVVWPALKYTDYCVVNEVEGTGVTGIQLYDKDGIKEENMRKGLEKLKELGVKKWAIIHSPECGYGLNCQTGEFVKVPSFKLPKGFIKGTTGAGDAFCSGVLYAAYQRESIEKALYYGAITAACSLSKEDSTSGVMDLKEMKLFMKTNV; from the coding sequence ATGAATAAAGAAGGAATAACGGTTGCAGGAAATCTTATTGCAGATGTAGTATACACAATAGATGTATATCCTCAAAAAGGCAATTTAACATGGATGAGAAATCCGGTTGCCCATACCGGAGGTATTAACAACTTAATTATTGATTTGGCAAGGTTAGATTCTAAAATACCAATAAAAGTATCGGGAGTTGTGGGTGATGATGAAAATGGTCAATTTATAGTAGATTCTTTAAGAGAGTATCCGAATATAAACATTGAAGGGATTGTAAAAAAAGGAAGAACAGCTGTTACATTTGCAATGACAGAAAAAGAAAGCAAGCAGAGAACATTCTTTTTTGATCCAGGAACCAGTTTGGAATTCAATGAAAAGCAGATAGATTTTAAGAAAATAAAGGCGGATATTTTTCATTTAGAATATTTACTTTTATTAGGAACGCTGGATCAACCGGATGAAGACTATGGAACTAAAGCCGCAAAGGTATTAGCAACTGCACAAAAATATGAAATGGAAACTTCAGTAGATATGGTTTCAGAAGAAGGAAATCGATACCCAAAAGTTGTATGGCCTGCATTGAAGTATACAGATTATTGTGTGGTAAATGAAGTAGAAGGAACCGGTGTGACTGGAATTCAATTATATGATAAGGATGGAATAAAAGAAGAAAATATGAGAAAGGGGTTGGAAAAATTAAAAGAATTGGGAGTAAAAAAGTGGGCTATAATACATTCACCTGAATGTGGATATGGTTTGAATTGTCAAACAGGAGAATTTGTAAAAGTTCCAAGTTTTAAACTCCCAAAAGGATTTATAAAAGGAACGACTGGGGCAGGTGATGCATTTTGCTCGGGCGTTTTATATGCAGCGTATCAAAGAGAAAGTATAGAGAAGGCATTATATTATGGTGCTATTACAGCTGCATGTTCACTCTCTAAAGAAGATAGTACCTCAGGTGTTATGGACTTGAAAGAAATGAAATTATTTATGAAGACAAACGTATAG
- a CDS encoding D-lyxose/D-mannose family sugar isomerase has product MKRSEINKALKDMHDLIKKFHVSLPPFCEWTPEEWKTKGKEYDEIRDNMLGWDITDFGLGDFEHTGFSLITLRNGNIKNDKYDKPYAEKLLMLHEGQHAEMHYHVYKMEDIINRGGGNVLIRVYNSTEDGKMADTDVIVHSDGCVYTVKAGTQIRLTPGESITVTRGLYHDFSVEEGKGSVLLGEVSMCNDDNTDNYFYNKKVGRFPAIDEDEEPYRLLCNEYPKVL; this is encoded by the coding sequence ATGAAAAGATCAGAGATTAACAAAGCTTTGAAGGATATGCATGATTTGATCAAAAAATTTCATGTATCACTTCCTCCATTTTGTGAATGGACACCAGAAGAGTGGAAAACAAAAGGGAAAGAATACGATGAAATTAGAGATAATATGCTTGGCTGGGATATAACAGATTTTGGACTCGGAGATTTTGAACATACAGGATTTTCGTTAATTACGTTAAGAAATGGAAATATAAAAAACGATAAGTATGATAAACCATATGCAGAAAAGTTATTGATGCTCCATGAAGGTCAGCATGCGGAAATGCATTATCATGTATATAAAATGGAAGACATTATTAATCGCGGAGGTGGAAATGTACTAATTCGTGTATATAATTCGACGGAAGATGGAAAAATGGCAGATACAGATGTCATTGTACATAGCGATGGATGTGTTTATACAGTGAAGGCGGGAACTCAGATAAGACTAACGCCAGGAGAAAGTATTACTGTGACAAGAGGATTGTACCATGACTTTTCTGTAGAAGAAGGAAAAGGATCCGTTTTGTTGGGAGAAGTTTCTATGTGTAATGACGATAATACGGATAATTATTTCTATAATAAAAAAGTAGGACGTTTTCCTGCTATAGATGAAGACGAAGAACCATACCGTTTATTATGTAATGAATATCCAAAGGTTTTGTAG
- a CDS encoding class II fructose-bisphosphate aldolase, which translates to MLVSLKPLMEDAMKKGYAVGAFNCPNMESVMAIIQAAEETNSPVILNYAEVHGNLISMEDIAPVMLQFAKKASVPVCVHLDHGESIESCIKAIQLGFSSVMIDASGSDYEENIRITAEVVRLAHAVDVTVEAELGHIFSSDKGLGDTEEIETADSFSNLDDVYTSPDMAKDFVEKTGVDVLAIAFGTSHGIYTQKPVLDLNRITEIKNKIDIPFVMHGGSGLSKEEFQTAVKNGIRKINYYTYMTLAGGKAVKAALDKKSVEENIFYHDIPLIAMKAMKENVKVAIETFALKN; encoded by the coding sequence ATGTTAGTTTCATTAAAGCCGTTGATGGAAGATGCAATGAAAAAAGGATATGCAGTTGGAGCATTTAATTGTCCGAATATGGAATCAGTAATGGCTATCATACAGGCTGCAGAGGAAACAAATTCACCAGTTATATTAAACTATGCAGAGGTGCATGGAAATTTGATATCCATGGAAGATATCGCACCAGTTATGCTTCAATTTGCAAAAAAAGCCTCTGTTCCAGTTTGTGTACATTTGGATCATGGTGAGTCTATTGAAAGTTGTATTAAAGCAATACAGTTAGGTTTTAGCTCTGTGATGATTGATGCATCAGGCAGTGATTATGAAGAAAATATAAGAATAACTGCAGAAGTGGTGAGGTTGGCTCATGCAGTCGATGTTACAGTTGAAGCAGAACTTGGACATATTTTCTCATCTGACAAAGGATTAGGAGATACAGAAGAAATTGAAACAGCGGACAGTTTTTCAAATTTAGATGATGTGTATACAAGTCCAGATATGGCAAAAGATTTTGTTGAAAAAACCGGAGTGGATGTGTTGGCAATTGCTTTCGGAACAAGTCATGGGATTTATACACAGAAGCCAGTTTTGGATTTGAATCGTATTACAGAAATTAAAAACAAAATTGATATCCCATTCGTAATGCATGGTGGTTCAGGACTTAGTAAAGAGGAGTTTCAGACAGCTGTAAAAAATGGAATACGTAAAATTAATTATTACACGTATATGACATTGGCTGGTGGAAAAGCAGTCAAAGCTGCATTGGATAAAAAAAGTGTAGAAGAAAATATTTTCTATCATGACATTCCGTTAATTGCTATGAAAGCTATGAAAGAAAATGTGAAAGTGGCAATTGAAACATTTGCACTAAAAAATTAG
- a CDS encoding ABC transporter permease: MEEKTKKTTATAGVGNAVKIYFKENLGIIVAFLVLCVFLSVFPKTSGSFFTRQNIFNVLRQISTNLFLACGMTMVIILGGIDLSVGSIIALSGCISAGCVARYNLPLPIALLMGLLVGLLVGMFNGAVISKTTIPAFIVTLATMNIAKGLAYVYTGGSPVRVVTKEWQFLGAGYVGIFPTPVVILVIVLIITAIIMNKTKMGRHMYAVGGNQQAAEFSGIKVEKVKFFVHAFSGLMAGLAGIVLASRMYSGQPTAGDGAEMDAIAAVVVGGTSMAGGSGKIGGTIIGGLIIGVLNNGLNLLNVNSFWQYVVKGVVILLAVFLDYFRNKGKK, translated from the coding sequence ATGGAAGAAAAAACAAAAAAAACAACAGCGACAGCTGGAGTTGGAAATGCTGTTAAAATATACTTTAAAGAAAATCTTGGTATAATCGTAGCCTTCTTGGTATTATGTGTATTTTTATCAGTTTTTCCAAAAACAAGTGGATCATTTTTTACAAGACAGAATATATTTAATGTATTAAGACAGATTTCTACGAACCTGTTCCTGGCATGTGGTATGACAATGGTAATTATTCTTGGTGGAATCGATTTGTCTGTTGGATCAATCATTGCATTATCAGGTTGTATTTCGGCAGGATGTGTAGCAAGATATAATCTCCCATTACCGATAGCATTACTTATGGGACTTTTAGTTGGACTTTTAGTTGGTATGTTTAATGGTGCTGTAATCAGTAAAACTACAATTCCAGCATTTATCGTAACATTGGCTACAATGAATATAGCAAAAGGACTTGCATATGTATATACTGGCGGTTCGCCTGTACGAGTAGTAACAAAAGAATGGCAATTTTTAGGAGCTGGTTATGTTGGAATTTTTCCTACACCAGTTGTAATTTTAGTAATTGTTCTTATTATTACAGCAATCATTATGAATAAGACGAAAATGGGACGTCATATGTATGCTGTCGGAGGAAATCAACAGGCGGCCGAGTTTTCAGGAATTAAAGTGGAAAAAGTAAAATTCTTTGTACATGCATTTTCTGGATTGATGGCAGGTCTTGCTGGAATTGTTTTGGCTTCACGTATGTATTCCGGACAGCCTACAGCCGGTGATGGAGCTGAAATGGATGCTATCGCAGCAGTTGTTGTTGGTGGAACTTCAATGGCTGGTGGTAGTGGTAAAATTGGTGGAACTATTATAGGTGGTTTGATTATAGGTGTTTTAAATAACGGATTAAATCTTTTGAATGTAAACTCATTCTGGCAGTATGTAGTAAAAGGAGTTGTGATTTTACTGGCTGTATTCCTTGATTACTTTAGAAATAAAGGAAAGAAATAA
- a CDS encoding sugar ABC transporter ATP-binding protein, translating into MSGTTLLEMKHIHKKFPGVYALKDINFELRTGEVHALLGENGAGKSTLIKVLGGIYTADEGEIIINGKKVNIDGVKAAQANGVAIIHQELVLVPYMTVAENIFLGREPMSSGFVDKKKMNHDAQKLLDDYQMGIQANQLIKELTIAQQQMVEIVKAISYNSKILVMDEPTSSISDKEVAFLFKTMRSLTSKGVGIIYISHKMSELEEICDRVTVMRDGEYVGTEVVKNTTKDALIAMMVGRELTNYYTRDFEEHEEVIMRCEGISDGELAENVSFELRKGEILGFAGLVGAGRSEVMKSIFGLMPKSTGDIYLEGKKVTINSPIDAMKNGIALVPENRKLEGLYLVQSVRFNSTIEVLNEFIKGIFVDNSKEREITQEYIDKMATKTPSQEQAIGNLSGGNQQKVLIGRWLATHPKILILDEPTRGVDVGAKSEIYAIMNKLAKQGMSIIMISSELPEILGMSDRIYIMAHGKMRGCISHKEATQESVMMLAAE; encoded by the coding sequence TTGAGTGGTACAACATTGCTAGAAATGAAACATATACACAAAAAATTCCCAGGTGTATATGCATTAAAGGATATTAATTTCGAACTTCGAACGGGGGAAGTTCATGCATTACTAGGTGAAAATGGAGCCGGAAAGTCTACGCTTATCAAAGTGTTAGGCGGAATTTATACAGCAGATGAAGGCGAGATAATTATAAACGGTAAAAAAGTAAATATAGATGGTGTAAAGGCTGCACAGGCTAATGGAGTAGCGATTATTCATCAAGAATTGGTTTTGGTTCCGTATATGACTGTAGCTGAAAACATTTTTTTGGGACGAGAACCGATGAGTTCCGGATTTGTTGATAAAAAGAAAATGAATCATGATGCGCAAAAATTGTTAGATGACTATCAAATGGGAATACAAGCTAATCAGTTAATTAAAGAATTAACGATAGCACAGCAGCAGATGGTTGAAATTGTAAAAGCAATTTCTTATAATTCAAAAATTTTAGTTATGGATGAACCAACTTCTTCGATTTCAGATAAAGAGGTAGCATTTTTGTTTAAGACAATGAGGAGTCTTACTTCCAAGGGAGTAGGTATTATATATATTTCTCATAAGATGAGTGAATTGGAAGAAATTTGCGATAGAGTAACTGTTATGCGAGATGGAGAATATGTAGGTACTGAAGTTGTAAAAAACACTACAAAAGATGCATTAATTGCAATGATGGTTGGAAGAGAATTGACTAATTACTATACAAGAGATTTTGAAGAACATGAAGAAGTTATTATGCGATGCGAAGGAATCTCAGATGGTGAGCTGGCAGAAAACGTAAGTTTTGAACTTAGAAAAGGTGAAATATTAGGCTTTGCCGGATTGGTTGGAGCTGGAAGAAGTGAAGTAATGAAAAGTATATTTGGGCTTATGCCAAAAAGTACAGGAGATATATATCTGGAGGGTAAAAAAGTTACTATTAATTCACCAATTGATGCTATGAAAAATGGCATTGCACTTGTTCCGGAAAATCGTAAACTCGAAGGTTTATATTTGGTACAAAGTGTCAGGTTTAATTCAACGATAGAAGTTTTAAACGAGTTCATTAAAGGTATTTTTGTAGACAATTCTAAAGAAAGAGAAATTACACAAGAATATATTGATAAAATGGCAACCAAAACACCTTCACAGGAACAAGCTATAGGTAATCTGTCAGGAGGAAATCAACAAAAGGTATTAATTGGTCGTTGGCTTGCAACACATCCGAAAATTTTAATTCTTGATGAGCCTACAAGAGGTGTAGATGTAGGTGCAAAATCAGAAATATATGCAATTATGAATAAATTGGCAAAACAGGGAATGTCAATTATTATGATATCTTCTGAGTTACCAGAAATTTTAGGAATGAGTGATCGAATCTATATAATGGCACATGGAAAGATGAGAGGCTGTATTAGTCATAAAGAAGCAACGCAGGAAAGCGTTATGATGCTGGCAGCTGAATAG
- a CDS encoding sugar ABC transporter substrate-binding protein, whose amino-acid sequence MKRKLVSVLLSVSLVAAMVMGCSNGDGDKKSSSTKTESTSNKKGGHKFGYTCMDGTNPFFVTLEDEIRKKVEANGDELVSVDPANDVSLQVQQVEDLISQGIDAMFLNPAEAEGILPALDALKGANIPIVNFDTEVADMSYVTSYVGSDNYNAGKVCGEDLVKKCPKGGDIIVLDSPTMNSIVDRTKGFTDAIKGKGFNIVAQQDAKGNLETSMGIAEDLLQAHGDVVAIFGGNDPTALGALAAANAAGIKDCKIYGVDGSPDVKSELAKGDSLMEGTGAQSPVGIADKSVEVMYKILDGKKVKDKYPVETFLITADNVNDYGTDGWQ is encoded by the coding sequence ATGAAAAGAAAATTAGTGAGCGTGTTATTGAGTGTTTCATTAGTTGCAGCAATGGTAATGGGTTGCAGCAACGGTGATGGGGACAAGAAATCTAGTTCGACGAAAACTGAATCGACGTCAAACAAAAAGGGAGGTCACAAGTTTGGGTATACTTGTATGGACGGAACGAACCCATTCTTTGTAACATTGGAAGATGAAATCAGAAAGAAAGTCGAAGCAAATGGGGACGAGCTTGTATCTGTAGATCCGGCAAATGATGTAAGTCTTCAGGTACAGCAGGTAGAGGATTTGATTTCACAGGGAATTGATGCAATGTTCCTGAATCCAGCAGAAGCTGAAGGAATTCTTCCAGCTTTGGATGCTTTAAAAGGAGCAAACATTCCAATCGTTAACTTTGATACAGAAGTTGCCGATATGTCGTATGTAACAAGTTATGTTGGATCTGATAACTACAATGCAGGTAAAGTTTGTGGAGAAGATTTAGTTAAGAAATGCCCGAAGGGTGGAGACATTATTGTTCTTGATTCACCGACTATGAATTCAATTGTAGATCGTACAAAAGGATTTACAGATGCAATCAAAGGAAAAGGATTTAACATTGTTGCACAGCAGGATGCAAAAGGGAATCTTGAAACGTCAATGGGAATTGCAGAAGATTTATTACAGGCACATGGAGATGTAGTTGCAATCTTTGGTGGAAATGATCCTACAGCGCTTGGTGCATTAGCGGCAGCAAATGCAGCAGGAATTAAGGATTGCAAAATTTACGGAGTAGATGGTTCACCGGATGTTAAATCAGAGCTTGCAAAAGGTGATTCTTTAATGGAAGGAACAGGAGCACAGTCTCCAGTTGGTATTGCTGATAAGTCTGTAGAGGTTATGTATAAAATCTTAGATGGCAAGAAAGTGAAAGACAAATATCCAGTAGAAACATTCCTGATTACAGCAGATAATGTTAACGATTATGGTACAGATGGTTGGCAGTAA
- a CDS encoding ABC transporter substrate-binding protein has protein sequence MKKKSIYGLVVCFLSIILIILAWNYRQKNKPIVLEFGMFAESNWDVKNANAYVIIDDAIKKFEKEHPGVKVHYETGIRKEDYSEWLDRKILEGETPDVFMVLSDDFYKYVSLNVISDLDNQIANDRNFKKEYFFDTVLDIGKYHESQYALPYEVVPTLMFVNKTLLEQEGIEVPNENWTWSTMEQIVDQITKDKNGDGVIDQFGTYNYTWKEAVYSNGAELFDKDGKKAFFSGTKVNEAVKFVKKLNEMNGGREVTQNDFDSGNVAFMPLAFSEYRTYKTYPYKIKKYTSFQWDCTSMPAGPGGHNTSEVDALLMTIGNKSKHKELAWEFLKMLTSDSSIQREIFEYSQGASVLKYVTGSRYAESMIRKDMDVDERVIDNRLLIDAIENGRINPKFSKYPEAMALAENEIDDIYKNEKNIDSSLKVFQRSITKFLNQ, from the coding sequence ATGAAAAAGAAAAGTATATACGGATTAGTTGTTTGCTTTTTGAGCATAATATTAATAATACTTGCATGGAACTATAGACAAAAAAATAAACCAATTGTATTGGAATTTGGCATGTTTGCTGAGAGTAATTGGGATGTTAAGAATGCGAATGCATATGTAATAATAGATGATGCAATAAAAAAATTTGAAAAAGAACATCCAGGTGTTAAAGTTCATTATGAGACAGGGATTAGAAAGGAAGATTATTCAGAATGGTTAGATAGAAAAATATTAGAAGGAGAAACACCAGATGTATTTATGGTGTTGTCTGATGATTTTTATAAATATGTGTCATTAAATGTTATATCTGATTTAGATAATCAGATTGCTAATGATAGGAATTTTAAAAAGGAGTATTTTTTTGATACAGTATTAGATATTGGAAAATATCATGAAAGTCAGTATGCGTTACCATATGAGGTAGTACCGACTTTGATGTTCGTAAATAAAACATTGTTGGAACAAGAAGGAATAGAAGTCCCAAATGAAAATTGGACATGGAGTACAATGGAGCAAATTGTTGATCAGATTACAAAGGATAAAAACGGTGATGGTGTGATCGATCAATTTGGGACATATAATTATACTTGGAAAGAAGCTGTATATTCAAATGGTGCAGAGCTTTTTGATAAAGATGGGAAAAAAGCTTTTTTTTCGGGAACAAAAGTGAATGAAGCAGTTAAATTCGTGAAAAAGTTAAATGAAATGAATGGAGGCCGTGAAGTAACACAAAATGATTTTGATTCGGGAAATGTGGCATTTATGCCGTTAGCGTTTTCTGAGTACAGGACATATAAAACTTATCCGTATAAAATAAAAAAATATACAAGTTTTCAGTGGGATTGCACAAGCATGCCGGCAGGCCCAGGAGGTCATAATACTTCAGAAGTAGATGCACTTTTGATGACTATTGGAAATAAAAGTAAACATAAGGAATTAGCATGGGAATTTCTGAAAATGTTAACTTCGGATTCTTCAATTCAAAGAGAAATATTTGAATATTCGCAAGGTGCATCAGTATTGAAATATGTAACTGGATCAAGATATGCAGAAAGCATGATTCGGAAGGATATGGATGTAGATGAGAGGGTTATTGATAATCGTTTGTTAATTGATGCGATAGAGAATGGACGGATAAATCCAAAATTCTCGAAATATCCAGAGGCTATGGCATTAGCAGAGAATGAAATAGATGATATTTACAAAAATGAAAAGAATATTGATAGTTCGCTTAAGGTATTTCAGAGAAGTATTACTAAATTTTTAAATCAATAA
- a CDS encoding response regulator transcription factor: MIKVLIADDQELIRQSLSIVLNTKEGIEVTDTVANGQEVIASVRKNRPDVILMDIRMPKMDGVQCTKIIKDNYSEIKIIILTTFDDDEYVYNALKWGASGYLLKGVSMDGLTNAIRTVYSGQAMINPDIATKVVRLFSQMAKADYVVDVDQKRTENLTKTEWKIINEVGRGSSNKEIAENLNLSEGTVRNYLSGILNKLEFRDRTQLAIWAVQNKVATKITEQ; this comes from the coding sequence ATGATTAAAGTACTGATTGCAGATGATCAGGAATTGATTAGGCAAAGTTTGTCAATTGTATTAAATACAAAGGAAGGAATAGAAGTAACAGATACGGTTGCAAATGGACAAGAAGTAATTGCAAGTGTACGAAAAAATAGACCGGATGTTATTTTAATGGATATTCGAATGCCTAAAATGGATGGCGTACAGTGTACGAAAATAATAAAAGATAATTATTCAGAAATAAAAATTATTATACTCACAACTTTCGATGATGATGAGTATGTATATAATGCATTAAAATGGGGAGCAAGTGGATATCTTTTAAAAGGAGTATCGATGGACGGATTGACTAATGCAATACGTACTGTATATAGTGGACAGGCAATGATAAATCCAGATATTGCTACAAAAGTTGTAAGATTGTTTTCACAGATGGCAAAGGCTGATTATGTAGTTGATGTAGATCAGAAGAGAACAGAAAATCTGACTAAAACAGAATGGAAAATTATTAATGAAGTTGGACGGGGAAGTTCGAATAAAGAAATAGCGGAAAATTTGAATCTTTCAGAAGGTACTGTACGGAATTATTTGAGTGGGATATTAAACAAATTAGAGTTCAGAGACAGAACGCAATTGGCAATTTGGGCAGTACAGAATAAAGTAGCAACAAAAATAACGGAGCAATAG
- a CDS encoding sensor histidine kinase translates to MKKNYSLILRKIIFAFNSISVIGIAIFILYTTRKICDAYVASDFLEKVNAIPANPSALVGEILVLVAIMGISFICREKFVRENTGVYYLTLLIDFCASFFIVYRLDFNYNGILLWVFTNLIAHIKDMGGKYALAVISLLSYIGTNHGIISVSTKIFSVSDYINVYDIGVQKVLYWLYNLLTSLNIILFFVFCVFIIIEQSGTIDEVKKLYFKLSQTNEELQQANEKLQEYAVMKEKMGETKERNRLAREIHDTLGHTLTGISAGVDACIAMIDSSPEVTKGQLELISKVTRDGIKEVRRSVSELRPDSLERLNLEPAIRKMVNETNSITNTKIHFECDVEKLKFDEDEENAIYRVVQESMTNSVRHSHAKNVYITIKKKYSDIYISIKDDGIGCTDMKKGFGTRHIVERIKLLNGTVEFDGSDGFTTNVVIPIRWGEEYD, encoded by the coding sequence ATGAAAAAAAATTATAGTTTAATTTTGAGAAAGATAATATTTGCTTTTAATAGTATATCAGTGATTGGAATTGCAATATTTATTTTGTATACAACAAGAAAAATATGTGATGCATATGTTGCAAGTGATTTCTTAGAAAAAGTCAATGCGATTCCGGCAAACCCTTCTGCATTAGTAGGAGAAATTTTGGTATTAGTAGCTATAATGGGAATTTCTTTTATATGCAGAGAAAAATTTGTTAGGGAAAATACAGGAGTATATTATTTGACTTTACTTATAGATTTTTGTGCAAGTTTTTTTATTGTTTATAGATTAGATTTTAATTATAATGGGATACTTTTGTGGGTTTTTACGAATCTCATTGCACATATTAAAGACATGGGAGGAAAATATGCATTAGCAGTGATATCATTACTAAGCTATATAGGAACCAATCACGGTATTATCTCGGTAAGTACGAAAATATTTTCTGTTAGTGATTATATAAATGTATATGATATTGGAGTCCAAAAAGTATTATATTGGCTATATAATTTGCTTACATCATTAAATATTATTTTATTTTTTGTTTTTTGTGTATTCATTATTATCGAACAGAGTGGAACGATAGATGAGGTAAAAAAATTATATTTTAAATTATCGCAAACAAATGAAGAGCTACAACAGGCAAATGAAAAATTACAGGAATATGCTGTAATGAAAGAAAAAATGGGAGAAACAAAGGAGCGCAACCGGTTGGCTAGAGAAATTCATGATACATTAGGGCATACGCTAACGGGTATATCAGCGGGGGTAGATGCTTGTATAGCGATGATCGATAGTTCTCCTGAGGTAACGAAAGGACAATTGGAGCTTATTTCAAAAGTTACAAGGGATGGAATAAAAGAAGTAAGAAGGTCAGTAAGTGAATTAAGACCCGATTCTCTGGAACGTTTAAACTTGGAACCGGCAATTCGTAAGATGGTAAATGAAACAAATTCAATAACAAATACAAAAATACATTTTGAATGTGATGTCGAAAAATTGAAATTTGATGAAGATGAAGAAAATGCGATATATCGTGTTGTTCAGGAAAGTATGACGAATTCTGTACGACATAGTCATGCAAAAAATGTTTATATTACTATAAAAAAGAAATATTCCGATATTTATATTTCAATCAAAGATGATGGAATTGGATGTACTGATATGAAGAAAGGATTTGGTACAAGACATATTGTTGAGCGGATAAAGTTATTAAATGGGACAGTAGAGTTTGATGGAAGTGATGGATTTACAACAAATGTTGTAATTCCTATAAGATGGGGTGAAGAATATGATTAA
- a CDS encoding sugar ABC transporter substrate-binding protein, which produces MRLDKKKMIAATIVACTTLFIAIGIHEKKDTRKQLKFGATYMTMNNPYFVNMDENIEESVQAKGDILITRDPLQDQKKQNEQIKDMINEGIDVLFLQPVDRNKVRPALELCKKKHIPVFVIDSEVSDTEAVVSTIVSDNYDAGVQCAKDMMKKKTSANIIIVNQKALNSINERVKGFRDTIKGHPQYKIVEEKESAAEFEIAMKVMEKIIYEKKNYDVVMGGNDPIALGCIAAMQMTDKTDQVMVYGVDGSPDGKAMIKAGFLEGTAAQSPIKIGEKAVQTAYSYLAGETVKKHVTIPVELITADNLKFYDMTGWQ; this is translated from the coding sequence GTGAGATTAGATAAGAAAAAAATGATTGCTGCCACAATTGTGGCATGCACAACACTTTTCATAGCAATAGGAATACATGAAAAAAAAGATACACGAAAACAATTAAAATTTGGAGCTACTTATATGACAATGAATAATCCATATTTTGTTAATATGGATGAAAATATTGAAGAGTCAGTGCAGGCAAAGGGGGATATCTTAATTACAAGAGATCCCCTGCAGGATCAGAAAAAACAAAATGAACAGATAAAAGATATGATAAATGAAGGGATTGATGTACTTTTTCTGCAACCTGTAGATCGAAATAAAGTTCGGCCTGCACTTGAACTATGTAAAAAAAAGCATATACCTGTATTTGTTATTGATTCTGAAGTGTCGGATACAGAAGCGGTTGTATCCACGATTGTTTCGGATAACTATGATGCGGGGGTTCAATGTGCAAAAGATATGATGAAGAAAAAAACAAGTGCAAATATAATAATTGTAAATCAGAAAGCATTGAATTCAATTAATGAGAGAGTGAAAGGTTTTAGGGATACTATTAAAGGGCATCCACAATATAAGATAGTAGAAGAAAAAGAGAGTGCCGCAGAGTTTGAAATTGCAATGAAAGTTATGGAGAAAATTATTTATGAAAAGAAAAATTATGATGTTGTAATGGGTGGAAATGATCCAATTGCTTTAGGGTGCATAGCAGCGATGCAAATGACTGATAAGACGGATCAGGTTATGGTTTATGGTGTGGATGGTTCGCCAGATGGAAAAGCAATGATAAAGGCAGGATTTTTAGAAGGAACAGCAGCACAATCACCAATTAAAATAGGTGAAAAGGCAGTTCAGACAGCATACAGCTATTTGGCAGGGGAAACTGTAAAAAAACATGTTACAATACCTGTCGAATTAATTACAGCAGATAACTTAAAGTTTTATGACATGACAGGATGGCAATAA